The following is a genomic window from Citrifermentans bemidjiense Bem.
CGTCGTGCTGGCCGTGAGTCTGTTAAGCGGCTGCGCCACGATGCAGCACCAGGAGGGAAGGCAGCCAACCGGGCCTCAAATGAAAGAATCGACCCAGCACGCGACCGAGGCCTGGTCCTGGAGAAAGATGATGGGGAGACAGTTGGACCAGGCGGTCAGGGCCATCCAACGCAAAGACACGCAAGGCGCCGCCAGGAGGCTCAAAACCATCGTCAACCAGCGCGATGTCCCTGGAGTGACCGACGAGGCGCTCTTCCGCCTCGCCCTGCTCTCGATGAATCCTAGTATGGAGAGGCCTGCATCCGAGAGGGGGATTCAGTTGTTGAAACGGCTAAAGCGGGACTTCCCCAGGAGCAGTTGGGCCGTCCAGGCCGAGCCGCTGCTGGAGTTGGTTGATGTGGCCGAGAACCTGAAGGCCCAGAGCAGGAGTTTGTCGAACGCCAAGGAAGCGGTTGATGCGGAGAACAGGGACCTTGCTACCAAGCTGAAACAGTTGAAGCGGCTGGATATGGAGCTAGAGCGTACGCCGTAATAATTACTTCAACTGACTGTCCTTGCTGCCTCTACGATTGTAGAGCGTCTCCGCCTTCTGCCTCTTTTCGATTTCCGATTGGCAGCTGACACAATAGCGTACGCCCGGCACAGCCTTGCGACGCGCTTCAGGTATGGCGGCCTCGCATTCCTCGCAATAGGTTAAACTTTCCCCGGCAGGGAGCCGGCTCTTAGCGAGTTGGACTGCGGCTTCCACCGTAGCATCTATTTGTTCCTGCACCGCCCCATCCCGGGACCAACCGACTGCCATGACCTTTATTCCCCTTGATTGTCGAGCTTAAATTAACTACGGACAGTGGTCTTCGGGATAACTTAACCTAACTGGGGACCAGTATATCCTTCTGTCCGAAAAGATTGGGTTTAATTGCTTTCATGCTGAAAGGCGAACGCCAACAGCCAAAACCTAGCTCCAGGTATCGCAGAGTAACGAACATGAATATGAAGCAATAAGGTATTGCTCCAAGTATGGAGTCGGTAGTAAGTTGTCGCGACGCCAGGCTCACTACAGATCAGAGAAAGAGGACGCATGTACAACTATGACGACGACATGGTTATCAATCACCCGCAGTTTCAGCTTCCCAAATGGATCGCCTGTGCGCCGTTCGAAGAGTATCTCGGCATGCAGATAGAGGAAGCAAAGGACGGGCGCGCGCTTCTGACTATGCCCTTCAAACTGAAGCTCGCCCAGGGAAAGGGGCTCATGCACGGAGGAGCGGTTACCGCGCTGGCAGATACCGCTGTTGCCATGGCGATAAAGAGTATGGTGCCGGAGGGAACCGACTTCGTCACCGTGGAGATGAGCCTGAAATTTCTGGTGGCGGTGCGCGAAGGCGTGGTGCGCGCTGAAGCGAGGGCCATCCGGCAAAGCGAAAGAAAGATCGCGGGTGAGGCCGACCTTTTCAACGGCGAGACCAAGATCGCGGAATTCCGGGCGTTGTTCATAGTGATGAAACCAATTGACGGATGAAACCAATTGACGATTGACAATTGACAATTGACAACTAAAACCTCAAAAACACCTAACAGGGATGAAGGGGATACAGGGGATAACTACAAACCACAAAAGACTCACCGGTTAAACCAGTTGTTGTTTTTGTTTTCATCCCTTTCATCCCTGTATGATCCTTTGACGTTTGGTTCTCCTCTGTGTCCCTCTGTGAACCTCTGTGGTGAATGCCTTTGTTCGCCCGCTCCATAAAGCAAATCCCCCTAAATCCCCCTTCGCAAAGGGAGACTTTACGGCCCCCTGCCCCCTGACCCCAGCCCCTGAATCTTCACTCCTCCAGTTGACACCGATGCAATCGCGGCTAGATTATATTGGTCTAATTATAGATTGCAATTGCCAGTGCTCATCTGGGAGGGAATTACCCATTCATTAGATGACCAGCCAGGACCCCGCAATCGACACAACTGCTCCACCCACGTAGCATCCCGCATTTACAGCACATTTTAAATAATCCGCATCCGTCCCCGGAACCGGCAGACGGATTATGGACAGGACCTGAGCGCACTCATGATCTCTCATGCACTGACAATTGTAATGAATGAGCTGAACAAGCACATGAGCGACGTGTACAACGACCCCGATTCGGTGAGCCTCGGCAACATGTCGGACCTCTTGGGTAGTGGATCCGGGGGGGGCTGACACGGGACAAGCTCTACCTGTCGGCGGTAAACGTGAAAGAGGAAAAGACGCTGAAAAACGTCCCCAACTACGTCCGCAACAACGTGACGCTCACGGCGAGCTACGAGAACCCTCCCGTGTTCCTGAATTTCCTGATCCTGATGACGGCGACGCACACCGACTACGTAAACGGACTCTCCGTTCTTTCCCGGGCCATACGTTTCTTCCAGTTCAAAAACTTCCTTACCCAGGACAACGTCGACCCCTCATCCATCACCAGTTCCAGCGTTCCCATCAACCCTTTGGACCGGTTGGAGACATTCAAGCTCATCTTCGATCTCTACTCCCCCACTCTGGAGGAGGTGAACCACCTTTGGGGCACTTTGGGCGGCAAGCAGTACCCGTTCGTCCTTTACGTAATGAGGATGCTGGACCTTAAGTTCAAGTTCGTGGAGCAGGAGAACCCGCTCATCCAGGAAATAGTCCGCAACATCCATCACAAACCGGCCGTCACCCCCTGACGCCGGTATCGAACTAGACATCGCCCAGGTTCCAAAAGGAGGGAAACATAATGGCAACCATCTACAAGACACCGGGTGTGTACATCGAAGAAATTCCAAAGTTTCCCCCTTCCGTAGCCCCGGTCGAAACCGCAATTCCTGCCTTCATCGGCTACACGGAGAAGGCGGACAACGTGGTCCCCGGCGACCTCACCAAGATTCCTACGCGCATCTCTTCACTGGTCGAGTACGAGAAGATGTTCGGGGGGGCGCAAAAGGAAGAGAACATAACCGTCGATGTCCAGGAAACACAGGTAAACAGCGTGACGGTGGATCTGAAGGCAACGGCCGCGGTCACCGAAGCGGCCCGCTCGAAGCACATCATGTATTACGCGCTGCAGCTCTTTTTCGCCAACGGCGGCGGCCCCTGCTACATCGTCTCGGTTGGCCCCTTCAAGCCGACGTTTGGGGGTGCTTTGGACGTAACTGAGCTTCATGACGGCCTAGATACCTTGGTAAAGAAAGACGAGCCTACCCTCATACTCTTCCCCGAGGCGCAAGGCGGCCTCACCGCTAGTCAGTTCCAGTCCCTGCACAACGACGCCCTCACTCAGTGCGCCGATTTGAACGACCGGTTCGTGATCATGGATGTCCATGGCGACACCATCTCCCTATCGGATCCGCAAGCGAAGCTCTTGGACGCCATCAACAACTTCCGCAACAACGGCATCGGGATGAACAATCTGAAGTACGGCGCGGCTTATGCGCCGAACATGGACACCATCCTGGCGTTCCAGTACGACGAAACCAAGGTCGACGTCACCATCACCATCAACGGCACCGGGGCGGCTCCGGTAAAGCTGGACACACTTAAGACCACCAACAACAGCGTCTATGAGCAGGCCAAGGCTGCCATCACTAACATGACCTGCAAGATGCCTCCAGCCGCCGCGATGGCCGGCATCTATGCCGCAGTCGACAACAGCCGCGGGGTATGGAAAGCCCCGGCAAACCTGAGCGTCAACACCGTGATAAAGCCGAGCATCCAGTTCTCGAACGTGGAGCAGGACCAGATGAACGTCGACCCGGTCGCAGGGAAGTCGGTGAATGCCATCCGCGCCTTCACCGGGAAAGGGACCCTGGTCTGGGGGGCGCGCACGCTAGCCGGCAACGACAACGAGTGGCGCTACATCAACGTGCGCAGGCTCTTCAACTTCGTGGAGGAGTCGTGCAAACGGGCAACCGAGCCGTTCGTCTTCGAGCCGAACGACGCCAATACCTGGGTCCGGGTGCAGGGGATGATCGAGAACTTCCTGACTGTGATCTGGAGGCAGGGGGCGCTGCAGGGGGTGAAACCTGAGCACGCCTTTAACGTCGCCGTGGGGCTGGGAAAAACCATGACCGCCATAGACATCCTGGAAGGGCGCATGATCGTCGAGATCGCCATGGCGGCGGTACGACCAGCGGAGTTCATAATCCTCAGGTTCTCGCACAAGATGGCGGAATCCTAAAATTTGGCAATAAAAGGAGATCGACATGGCGACGCAAGATTACCCCTTACCGCGATTTCATTTCCAGGTCGACTGGGGCGGGGCGAAGATCAGCTTCACCGAGGTGACCGGGCTGGTCATGGAAAGGGAAAAGATAGAGTACCGGCACAGCGACAGCAAGGACTTCAACAAGATAGCCATGCCGGGCCTGGCGAAGAACAACAACATCACCCTGAAGCGGGGCAAGTTCGAGCGCGACTTCGATTACAACACCTGGCTCGACGACGTCGCCAACGAGCGGGTGGACAAAAGGCGCGACGTGATCATCAGGCTTTTGAACGAGAAACACGAGCCGGTGGCCGCCTGGTCCGCCACGCGCTGCTTCCCGGTCAAGGTGACCGCCCCCGACCTCAAGTCGGACGCCAATGAAGCCGCCATCGAGAGCCTGGAGATAGCACACGAAGGGCTGAAACTGATGAAGGTCTAGGGTGCCGGAATGGTCGACTACTACCCCCCCTGGGGGTTCTACTACCGGGTCGAATTCGGCTTCAGCAAGAACAAGGACGACGTCCGTTTCCAGACGGTGTCCGGGCTGTCGGTCGAGTACGACATGGAGGAGTACAAGGAAGGGGGCGAGAACCGCTTCACCCACAAGCTACCGGTGCGCACGAAGTACGCCGACCTGGTGCTGAAACGGGGGATGCTAACGAAGTCCGAGGTTTTCGACTGGTTTTTCAGGGCTTTTCGGGACCGGGACTTCAAGCCGACCGACTTGAACATAGTGCTTTTGAACGAGAAAGGGGAGCCGCTGCGCACCTGGAAGGTGGCCCACGCCGTCCCCAGGAAATGGCAGGTGAGCGACCTGAACGCGAGCGAGAACTCCCTGGTGATAGAGACGCTGGAGTTGTCGTACCGGTATTTCACCGTGCAGGATAGATAGCGGCTTACTTGCCACCTCCCCCCCCTTCCCTCACCCCGACCCTCTCCCAGAGGGAGAGGGAGGATGGACGGGCAGCGGGGCACAGATTACCCTCGCCCTCTGGGAGAGGGTGGCCGAAGGCCGGGCCTGCAGGCCGTAGCATTGCTCGAAGGCCTGTGAGGGAGATGCCACAGGCAACCAAGGAGCGGACCATGCCCATCGAGATCAAGGAACTTCATATTAAGGTAGCCGTCAACAGCGCCCCCCACCCGGGGGGCGGGCGCGCGAGCGAGGGTGAGTCTAGGGACGCATTGGTGGCCGAGTGCGTAGAACAGGTACTGCAGATACTCCAGAATAAGGCGGAGCGCTGATGGCCAACGGCAAACTGGAGAAACTGCTGATCCTCGCCTTCGAAAGCTCGGAAGACGCGGAACGCGGGAGCAAGACCGAGGCAAAGGAGACCTTCGAGGCGTTCATCAACCCGGAGAGCTACTCGCTTGAGTACAAGGTAAAAACCTCGGACGGCCAGGGCCAGGGTACCAGCGGTGCACAGGCAAAGTTCGAGTTCACCCTGCCGGAGGAACTCACCTTCGAGTTCCTCTTCGACAACACCGGCATCATCGACGGAACACAGAAGCCCGACGGCGTCGCCAAAGACGTGGACACGCTGCGCAAGATGCTGACCGGGTACCAGGGGAGTTCCCACGAGCCGTACCACCTGAAGTTGGTGTGGGGGAGCCTGGTCTTCACCGGGCGGGCCATCGAGCTCACCCTGACCCACAAGCTGTTCAACCCCGACGGCCAGCCGATCCGCACCGTCGCCAAGGTCAAATTCAAGAAGAGCATCGAGGACAAGAAGCGGGCGCGCAAGGAGAACAAGTCGTCTCCCGACCTCACGCACCAGCGGAAGGTGAAGGCGGGCGATACGCTGCCGCTTATGTGCTTCCGGATCTACGGGGACCCGAGGCATTACCTGGAGGTGGCACGGGTAAACATGCTGAACAACTTCCGGGCGCTCGTCCCGGGCACGAACCTGCTCTTTCCCCCCCTCGAC
Proteins encoded in this region:
- a CDS encoding DUF4255 domain-containing protein; translated protein: MKEEKTLKNVPNYVRNNVTLTASYENPPVFLNFLILMTATHTDYVNGLSVLSRAIRFFQFKNFLTQDNVDPSSITSSSVPINPLDRLETFKLIFDLYSPTLEEVNHLWGTLGGKQYPFVLYVMRMLDLKFKFVEQENPLIQEIVRNIHHKPAVTP
- a CDS encoding phage tail protein, which encodes MVDYYPPWGFYYRVEFGFSKNKDDVRFQTVSGLSVEYDMEEYKEGGENRFTHKLPVRTKYADLVLKRGMLTKSEVFDWFFRAFRDRDFKPTDLNIVLLNEKGEPLRTWKVAHAVPRKWQVSDLNASENSLVIETLELSYRYFTVQDR
- a CDS encoding DksA/TraR family C4-type zinc finger protein, with the protein product MAVGWSRDGAVQEQIDATVEAAVQLAKSRLPAGESLTYCEECEAAIPEARRKAVPGVRYCVSCQSEIEKRQKAETLYNRRGSKDSQLK
- a CDS encoding CIS tube protein, with translation MANGKLEKLLILAFESSEDAERGSKTEAKETFEAFINPESYSLEYKVKTSDGQGQGTSGAQAKFEFTLPEELTFEFLFDNTGIIDGTQKPDGVAKDVDTLRKMLTGYQGSSHEPYHLKLVWGSLVFTGRAIELTLTHKLFNPDGQPIRTVAKVKFKKSIEDKKRARKENKSSPDLTHQRKVKAGDTLPLMCFRIYGDPRHYLEVARVNMLNNFRALVPGTNLLFPPLDKKGTPQ
- a CDS encoding phage tail sheath family protein produces the protein MATIYKTPGVYIEEIPKFPPSVAPVETAIPAFIGYTEKADNVVPGDLTKIPTRISSLVEYEKMFGGAQKEENITVDVQETQVNSVTVDLKATAAVTEAARSKHIMYYALQLFFANGGGPCYIVSVGPFKPTFGGALDVTELHDGLDTLVKKDEPTLILFPEAQGGLTASQFQSLHNDALTQCADLNDRFVIMDVHGDTISLSDPQAKLLDAINNFRNNGIGMNNLKYGAAYAPNMDTILAFQYDETKVDVTITINGTGAAPVKLDTLKTTNNSVYEQAKAAITNMTCKMPPAAAMAGIYAAVDNSRGVWKAPANLSVNTVIKPSIQFSNVEQDQMNVDPVAGKSVNAIRAFTGKGTLVWGARTLAGNDNEWRYINVRRLFNFVEESCKRATEPFVFEPNDANTWVRVQGMIENFLTVIWRQGALQGVKPEHAFNVAVGLGKTMTAIDILEGRMIVEIAMAAVRPAEFIILRFSHKMAES
- a CDS encoding phage tail protein, with protein sequence MATQDYPLPRFHFQVDWGGAKISFTEVTGLVMEREKIEYRHSDSKDFNKIAMPGLAKNNNITLKRGKFERDFDYNTWLDDVANERVDKRRDVIIRLLNEKHEPVAAWSATRCFPVKVTAPDLKSDANEAAIESLEIAHEGLKLMKV
- a CDS encoding DUF5908 family protein gives rise to the protein MPQATKERTMPIEIKELHIKVAVNSAPHPGGGRASEGESRDALVAECVEQVLQILQNKAER
- a CDS encoding PaaI family thioesterase, which codes for MYNYDDDMVINHPQFQLPKWIACAPFEEYLGMQIEEAKDGRALLTMPFKLKLAQGKGLMHGGAVTALADTAVAMAIKSMVPEGTDFVTVEMSLKFLVAVREGVVRAEARAIRQSERKIAGEADLFNGETKIAEFRALFIVMKPIDG